A genome region from Passer domesticus isolate bPasDom1 chromosome 25, bPasDom1.hap1, whole genome shotgun sequence includes the following:
- the CDK18 gene encoding cyclin-dependent kinase 18, which produces MNKMKNFKRRFSLSVPRTETIEESLTEFTEQFNQLNNQRNEDLAQGHLQLAQLGRELAADGSPLSPPEGQEGQGRSPVAAVRYRNHGQRRCSVEDVSKRLSLPMDIRLPPEFLQKLQMESLELPKPLSRMSRRASLSDIGFGKLETYVKLDKLGEGTYATVFKGRSKLTENLVALKEIRLEHEEGAPCTAIREVSLLKNLKHANIVTLHDIIHTERCLTLVFEYLDNDLKQYLENCGNLMSVHNVKIFMFQLLRGLAYCHGRKILHRDLKPQNLLINERGELKLADFGLARAKSVPTKTYSNEVVTLWYRPPDVLLGSTEYSTPIDMWGVGCIHYEMVTGRPMFPGSTVKEELHLIFRLLGTPTEDTWPGITSNEEFKAYNFSQHRAQPLLNHAPRLDSEGVDLLTNLLLYRAKGRISAEAALQHPYFRSLGERVHLLPDTASIFSLKEIQLQRDPGQRGSAFQHSARGKNRRQSIF; this is translated from the exons ATGAACAAGATGAAAAACTTCAAGAGGAGGTTTTCGCTCTCGGTGCCGCGCACGGAGACCATCGAGGAGTCTCTGACGGAGTTCACGGAGCAGTTCAACCAGCTCAACAACCAGAGGAACGAAG ACCTGGCCCAGGGAcacctgcagctggcacagctgggcagggagctggcagctgaCGGCAGCCCGCTGTCCCCGccggagggacaggagggacagggccGCTCGCCGGTGGCCGCCGTGCGCTACCGCAACCACGGCCAGCGCCGCTGCTCCGTGGAG gaCGTCAGCAAGCGCCTCTCGCTGCCCATGGACATCCGGCTGCCCCCCGAGTTCCTGCAGAAGCTGCAGATGGAGAGCCTGGAGCTCCCCAAGCCCCTGAGCAGGATGTCCCGCCGGGCCTCCCTC TCAGATATTGGCTTTGGGAAGCTGGAAACCTACGTTAAACTGGACAAACTGGGAGAG ggcacctACGCCACGGTGTTCAAGGGCCGCAGCAAGCTGACGGAGAACCTGGTGGCGCTGAAGGAAATCCGCCTGGAGCACGAGGAGGGCGCTCCTTGCACGGCCATCCGGGAAG tgTCGCTGCTGAAGAACCTCAAACACGCCAACATCGTCACCCTGCACGACATCATCCACACCGAGCGCTGCCTCACCCTCGTCTTCGAGTACCtg GACAACGACCTCAAGCAGTACCTGGAGAACTGCGGGAACCTGATGAGCGTGCACAATGTGAAG atCTTCATGTTCCAGCTGCTCCGTGGCCTGGCTTATTGCCACGGCAGGAAAATCCTGCACCGAGACCTCAAACCCCAGAACCTGCTCATCAACGAGCGCGGGGAGCTCAAGCTGGCTGACTTCG GATTAGCCAGGGCCAAGTCTGTCCCCACAAAAACCTACTCCAACGAGGTGGTGACGCTCTGGTACCGGCCCCCCGACGTCCTGCTGGGATCCACCGAGTACTCCACGCCCATCGACATGTG GGGGGTCGGCTGCATCCACTACGAGATGGTGACGGGCCGGCCGATGTTCCCCGGCTCCACGGTGAAGGAGGAGCTGCACCTCATCTTCCGCCTGCTGG gaaccCCCACCGAGGACACCTGGCCCGGGATAACGTCCAACGAGGAGTTCAAGGCTTACAACTTCAGCCAGCACCGAGCCCAGCCGCTGCTGAATCACGCCCCGAG gCTGGACTCGGAAGGTGTTGACCTGCTGACAAATCTGCTCCtg TACAGAGCCAAGGGCCGGATCTCAGCCgaggcagccctgcagcacccctACTTCAGGAGCCTGGGCGAGCGCGTGCACCTCCTGCCTGACA CTGCCTCCATCTTCTCCCTGAAGGAGATCCAGCTGCAGCGGGACCCCGGGCAGCGCGGCTCGGCCTTCCAGCACTCAG cccgcGGCAAGAACAGGCGGCAGAGCATCTTTTAA